The following coding sequences lie in one Phaenicophaeus curvirostris isolate KB17595 chromosome 5, BPBGC_Pcur_1.0, whole genome shotgun sequence genomic window:
- the LOC138720700 gene encoding inositol 1,4,5-trisphosphate receptor-interacting protein-like 1: protein MAATSFLVRVFLTLIQKLPLAGDELDEATRERMAQRAQFLEKEMAQLWQEIAQRSLVPKTQKQWDVARVAQHSTALQQWHLWVIAGGLVLLLGLCWCLRKRSRAADSSSTEERAGCNMLKVKEKEESEGEGPDDERDLVWNLEPVEEKEEVEKEEEVEKEESEGEGPDDERDLVWNLEPVEEKEEVEKEEEVEKEESGEEGSDEERDRVGIFERRSCRPVQYVTYGRLVVEDLVDELLSVIQEQLWESFYPVLQQAISVGTSFEGWFPCDDDAVHQLLLPLKAPHGHTFNLELGTAREMPAGDPRIRVELECTCTGQQMEENMTCFLHHSQMDITKNQDPSLLNTLCTGCYLDVHKTAHWFQNLVMSAWRDVHQLRRYNMKTLPSSRSCRLELTSASGRTFFIELIFGVQHGDSDIFLSSQAPDDTSTPSTTWPVTYAAAEAKFFEYVARHIPAGRVHLRCLHYCAHGLTGTSFSIYAFKTAVMHLLTTIPLSDWCSKYRLLRLRDLMQYVRCCLEEKCLKHFFLGNENVPEEIRLPPSFRKAEPLNLFRPLTQDPAAYAEALRDFQQLQYQLVRLLVKRH, encoded by the coding sequence ATGGCTGCCACTTCATTCCTCGTCCGTGTGTTCCTAACCCTCATCCAGAAgctgcccctggctggggatGAGCTGGATGAGGCCACGCGTGAGCGCATGGCACAGCGTGCCCAGtttctggagaaggagatggctCAGCTATGGCAGGAGATAGCGCAGAGGTCCCTGGTGCCGAAGACACAGAAGCAGTGGGACGTTGCCAGGGTAGCACAGCACTCTACTGCCTTGCAGCAGTGGCACCTCTGGGTGATTGCTGGAGGcctggtcctgctcttgggCCTCTGCTGGTGCTTGAGGAAAAGGAGCCGTGCggcagacagcagcagcactgaggaaaGGGCTGGCTGCAACATGTTGAaggtgaaggagaaggaagaaagtgaagGGGAAGGTCCTGATGATGAGAGGGATCTGGTCTGGAACTTGGAGCCggtggaggagaaagaggaggtggagaaggaagaggaggtagagaaggaagaaagtgaagGGGAAGGTCCTGATGATGAGAGGGATCTGGTCTGGAACTTGGAGCCggtggaggagaaagaggaggtggagaaggaagaggaggtagagaaggaagaaagtggAGAAGAAGGTTCTGATGAAGAGAGGGATCGGGTCGGGATTTTTGAAAGGCGCTCTTGCAGGCCAGTGCAGTATGTGACGTACGGTCGCCTGGTGGTGGAGGATCTGGTGGATGAACTCCTCTCGGTCATCCAAGAGCAGTTGTGGGAGAGTTTCTACCCTGTGCTGCAACAAGCCATCAGTGTGGGCACTTCCTTCGAAGGCTGGTTTCCCTGTGATGATGATGCTgtccaccagctgctcctgcccctgaaGGCACCTCACGGCCACACCTTCAACCTGGAGCTTGGCACCGCAAGGGAGATGCCAGCAGGAGACCCCCGCATCCGCGTGGAGCTGGAGTGCACCTGCACAGGGCAGCAGATGGAGGAGAACATGACCTGCTTCCTCCACCATTCTCAGATGGACATCACAAAAAATCAGGACCCCAGCCTCCTAAACACCCTCTGCACAGGCTGCTACCTAGATGTGCACAAAACTGCCCACTGGTTCCAGAACCTCGTGATGTCAGCCTGGAGGGATGTGCATCAGCTGCGTCGCTACAACATGAAGACTCTGCCCTCCAGCCGGtcctgcaggctggagctgaCAAGTGCCTCTGGAAGAACCTTCTTCATTGAGTTGATCTTTGGGGTGCAGCACGGAGACTCGGACATCTTCCTAAGTAGCCAGGCTCCAGACGACACCTCCACCCCAAGCACTACGTGGCCAGTGACCTACGCTGCGGCCGAGGCAAAGTTCTTTGAGTACGTGGCCAGGCACATCCCAGCCGGCCGTGTCCACCTCAGATGCCTTCACTACTGCGCCCACGGCCTGACGGGCACAAGCTTTTCCATCTATGCCTTCAAGACAGCTGTCATGCACCTCCTGACCACAATCCCCCTCTCAGATTGGTGCAGCAAGTACCGGCTACTGCGGCTGCGAGACCTCATGCAATACGTGcgctgctgcctggaggagaagtgCCTCAAACACTTCTTCCTTGGCAATGAGAACGTGCCCGAGGAGATAAGGTTGCCGCCATCCTTCAGAAAGGCCGAGCCACTCAATCTCTTCCGACCCCTCACACAGGATCCAGCGGCCTATGCCGAGGCGTTGCGTGATTTCCAACAGCTGCAATATCAGCTCGTAAGGCTGCTCGTGAAGAGACATTGA